The Phaenicophaeus curvirostris isolate KB17595 chromosome 15, BPBGC_Pcur_1.0, whole genome shotgun sequence genome window below encodes:
- the ERGIC1 gene encoding endoplasmic reticulum-Golgi intermediate compartment protein 1 isoform X2 → MPFDLRRFDIYRKVPKDLTQPTYTGAIISVCCCLFILFLFLSELTGFIATEIVNELYVDDPDKDSGGKIEVNLNISLPNLHCELVGLDIQDEMGRHEVGHIDNSMKIPLNNGDGCRFEGHFSINKVPGNFHVSTHSATAQPQNPDMTHVIHKLSFGDKLQVHNVHGAFNALEGADKLSSNPLASHDYILKIVPTVYEDMSGKQRYSYQYTVANKEYVAYSHTGRIIPAIWFRYDLSPITVKYTERRQPLYRFITSICAIIGGTFTVAGILDSCIFTASEAWKKIQLGKMQ, encoded by the exons TCTCCGTCTGCTGCTGTCTCTTCATACTATTTCTCTTCCTGTCTGAGCTCACTGGATTCATAGCCACTGAAAT AGTTAACGAGCTGTACGTGGATGATCCAGACAAAGACAGTGGAGGTAAAATAGAAGTGAATCTGAACATCAGTTTGCCAAACCTGCATTGTGAAT TAGTTGGACTAGACATCCAAGATGAGATGGGAAGGCATGAAGTGGGTCATATTGACAACTCGATGAAGATACCTCTCAATAATGGGGATGGCTGCAGGTTTGAGGGCCATTTCAGCATCAACAAG GTCCCTGGTAACTTTCACGTGTCAACGCACAGTGCCACCGCGCAGCCTCAAAATCCTGACATGACTCATGTCATCCACAAGCTTTCATTTGGGGACAAGTTACAG GTCCATAATGTTCACGGAGCATTCAATGCCTTGGAGGGAGCAGACAAACTCAGCTCAAATC CTCTTGCCTCTCATGATTATATATTGAAGATAGTCCCGACGGTGTATGAAGACATGAGCGGCAAGCAGCGATACTCATACCAATATACTGTAGCaaataag GAGTACGTAGCCTACAGTCACACTGGCCGCATTATCCCAGCTATCTGGTTTCGTTACGATTTGAGCCCCATCACAGTGAAATACACAGAAAGGCGACAGCCTTTGTACAGGTTCATCACATCG ATATGTGCTATCATTGGAGGAACATTTACAGTAGCTGGGATCCTCGACTCCTGCATTTTCACAGCATCAGAGGCCTGGAAGAAGATCCAGCTGGGAAAAATGCAGTAG